The Polyodon spathula isolate WHYD16114869_AA chromosome 3, ASM1765450v1, whole genome shotgun sequence genome has a segment encoding these proteins:
- the LOC121313232 gene encoding potassium voltage-gated channel subfamily S member 2-like: protein MTGQSLEDPSEVNLENNEISINVGGFKKKLRWNTLSRFPETRLARLLSCQSKESILELCDDYDDTEKEFYFDRNPTLFPYVLNFYNTGRLHVMAELCIFSFSQEIEYWGINEFFIDSCCSTMYHGRKIEPEQEDWDDKSEDESTTSSFNEILGFYNNASKFDNQPLGNVRRRIWLMLDNPGYSIPSRIFSFLSILVVLGSIVTMCLNSMSDFQKFDSEGKPVEDPMFEMVEHFGIGWFTFELVARFTVAPDLLRFFEHPLNLIDLMSILPFYLTLFINLVVESSPALANLGRVAQVLRLTRIFRILKLARHSTGLRSLGATLKNSYKEVGLLLLYLSVGVSFFSVVAYTIEKDENYGLTTIPACWWWATVSMTTVGYGDVVPGSIAGKLTASACILAGILVVVLPITLIFNKFSHFYKRQKQLESAMRSCDFDEGIKEVPSINLRNYYAHKVKSLMESLSNMSRISPSQQSLNNSIL from the coding sequence ATGACAGGTCAGAGTCTGGAAGACCCATCAGAAGTCAATTtggaaaacaatgaaataagCATAAATGTGGGAGGCTTTAAGAAAAAGCTAAGGTGGAACACCCTGTCCCGATTTCCCGAAACAAGGCTGGCCAGGCTACTGAGCTGCCAGTCCAAAGAGTCTATACTAGAATTGTGTGATGATTATGATGACACAGAAAAGGAGTTTTACTTTGACAGAAACCCCACCCTGTTCCcttatgttttaaatttttacaACACCGGCAGGCTTCATGTGATGGCAGAGCTCTGCATTTTCTCTTTCAGCCAAGAGATAGAATACTGGGGCATAAACGAGTTCTTCATCGACTCCTGCTGCAGCACCATGTACCATGGAAGAAAAATAGAGCCAGAACAAGAAGACTGGGATGACAAAAGTGAAGACGAGAGCACCACCTCTTCCTTCAATGAAATCCTTGGCTTCTACAACAATGCTTCTAAGTTTGATAATCAGCCcctggggaatgtcagaaggagGATCTGGTTAATGCTGGACAACCCTGGCTATTCTATTCCAAGTAGGATATTCAGTTTCCTTTCAATATTGGTGGTCCTGGGGTCTATAGTTACCATGTGTTTGAACAGTATGTCTGACTTTCAGAAATTTGACAGTGAAGGGAAACCAGTAGAGGACCCCATGTTTGAAATGGTGGAGCACTTTGGAATTGGGTGGTTCACTTTTGAGTTGGTGGCAAGGTTCACAGTTGCACCAGATCTCCTCAGATTCTTTGAACACCCTTTAAATCTCATAGACCTGATGTCAATCTTACCTTTTTATCTGACTCTCTTCATCAACCTGGTGGTAGAGAGCAGCCCGGCTCTTGCAAATCTTGGACGTGTGGCTCAGGTTCTAAGACTCACAAGGATCTTCCGGATCTTGAAACTTGCTAGACATTCAACAGGGCTCAGATCCCTTGGAGCCACCCTCAAGAACAGTTACAAAGAGGTTGGCCTCcttttgctgtatttgtctgtcGGGGTCTCCTTTTTCTCAGTGGTGGCCTACACCATTGAAAAAGATGAAAACTATGGACTGACCACCATCCCTGCCTGCTGGTGGTGGGCCACGGTCAGCATGACCACAGTGGGCTATGGAGATGTGGTCCCAGGATCCATAGCAGGCAAGCTAACCGCATCTGCCTGCATATTAGCAGGGATCCTGGTGGTAGTGCTTCCCATCACGCTTATTTTCAACAAGTTTTCCCACTTCTACAAAAGACAAAAGCAACTGGAGTCTGCAATGAGGAGCTGCGACTTTGACGAGGGAATAAAGGAGGTGCCTTCTATTAATCTGAGGAACTATTACGCACACAAGGTGAAATCCTTAATGGAAAGCCTTTCAAATATGAGCCGGATTTCACCCAGTCAACAGAGCCTTAACAATTCAATACTCTGA